The genomic segment GGTTGCGAGCCGAATCGAGACAGCGCACCCGCAGCTCGCGACTATTCCACACCACCTCGGCATGCTCGCGCGAGATGTGGGCATCCCAGGGGATCGCCCAGCCGTTGCGCGGCGCGCGGCCGATGCAGACCGGTTGCTCGAGCGGCAACGTCTCGCGCAAGAAATGATGAGCATCTAAGCCGCAGATCGTAAGCGTAGCCATGAAAGATAATCGTCGAATTGCGGCGGAACGCGAGTCGCGTCGAACTACTTCTGCTCTATGTCTTTTTCTATGCCTTGCTTTGGGCCCTGCTCTAAATTCTTCTTCTCGAGGAGATGCATCAGACTCCAGTCGTTGCGGGCGTCGAGCGGTTGAAACGCGCGATCGAAATACCCGCGCGGTTTGTCGCTCCCGTGGTAGCGGTGGCAAGCGACGCAATCGGATCGAGCGCCGACGGCACCTCCGGCGACATGCGGCGTGTGGCACTTCGCGCAACTCGCGTAGCCGTCGATCATCACTTGGTCATGGTCGAGCGTCGGCGTGCCCGGCTTCCACGCCGCGCCGGCCGCGGCATGGCAACCGACGCACGCTACCGATCGGTGCGCGCGATGGTCGAAGCTCGCGTTCTTCAACCACACCGAGGGAACTTCGGTGCGCATCGGCGACGACTTCAGCGGCGAGGCCGCGGCGTCTTGCGGAAACTCGTGGCATTGCACGCACCGATCGCGCAGCATTTGCTCGGCGCGCGGCAAATGCTTTTGAATCCACGCGGCCGTCTCGGCGGTTTCTTCCTTCGGGCGCTTGCCCGGAAAGCCGAAGCCGGTTTCGTCGTTCGCATCCGGCGACTTCGCCTTCACGGCGAGAAAGCGATCGACGATCGCCCCCTTCACGGCCCGTTCCATTTGCTCGGGCCCGAGGCCGTGCGGCATGAGCTCCAGCTTCGCGTCGACTTCGGCGACCGGCGCATAGGTTTGCGCATGACACGCGGCGCAATGCCGCTCGAAGTTGACGGGCTGCATGTAGTCGCCGTCGTTGGGCAACTGTGCGCCGGTCGAGACGGATTCGTGGCACGACGCGCATTCGAGCTTTAAGATCCCGGCCGCGCCGACGGCATACGCCGCGTAGTCGGCCCGATGTTGCTCCGGTAGATCGCTTAGTTTCTTGGGCAACTCGCGATCGTTTTCCAACAGCTTCTGCCCGAGCGCCATGTGGCGCGCGTGAGAGAATTTCAAATGACCCGGATCGGGCCCCGCCAACGCCTTGAACTCCGGATGCCCGACGGCGAACGAGTCGATCGCACCGGCGGCGAACGGCGCAGCGCGGTCGACGAGTCGGATGTCGCGTGCATGCGCGTCGACATCGCGATGGCAGTTGGTGCAGTTGCCGTCGGCGACGAGCGTTAGTTTCGCGTCGAGCCCGCGGTGCTCTCGATGGCACGCGGAGCAAGCTTGCTCTTCGGTCTTGAGGTTCGTGTGGTGTGCGCCGCCGCTGTGGCACTGTTGACATTGAATCACGCCGTGCCGACTCGGACCGCCGAAGAGCGCAAATGATTCGCCGCTCGTCGGCTCGAACGGCTTGTGGCACGCCGCGCATTGCTTGTCCCACATGGCATGTACGGACGCGACGGGCCCGGGCGAATGCTGCTTGGAATCGGCGACGAGCCCGAAGGCGGCCCAACCTCCGAACAGCAGCACGGCGACGACGGTCAGGATGAGCTTGATGCGATCGACCGGGTCGGCGCGGCGATAGTAGGTGAGCGGAATGCGCTCGACGCGCATCTTGCTCGCATACTTCGACGGGTTGTCTTCGGCCGGATTCTGTGCCATGCGTCGGTTGCTTGATCGCCCTCGAAAAGATTCGCCCTAGAGATACTTTAACGCCACGAAGATATGCACCGCCAGCAAAACGAACAGCGCCGCCGACAACGGCAGATGCAGCCAGAGCCAACTATGCAGCCGAAAGAACCATTTCGATTGCAGATCGAACTGGCGGCGCTGACGGCAAAGGTCTTCGAGCGAGTCGACCGCGATTTTCGCTTCCGGCTCGACGGCCGCTTGCAGGTCGGCGAAAAAGCGCGCGGAATAGGTTTGATCGGCCAATCGCGACCGGCTCTTGCGACCCTTCAATAGGTAGTCGACGATCACGTCGTAGAACGTGTCGCGCAGCAAGCGTCCGTCGTTCAACACACCGATGGCGCGACGCGTCTCCAGCACGACGCCGCGCACCGCGCCGACGCGGCGCATCTTGCTCACCACGGCGCCGTCGTTCCCACGATTGCGCCGATTCGGAAACACGAACCGCGAACGATTCTGCGGATCGGGCCCGCAGAGCGCGAGGATCATGTCTTCGGCGTCCCAAGCGTGGCGCTCGGAGACGTGACCGATTTGCGAATGGATGGTTTCGGCGGGAACCTCGTCGAGCAGAATCTTGGGAATGATCTGCTGCGCCACGACTCCATACACACCGCTGACGATGACGATGGAGAAGACGACGACGAGCGTGCTCGTGAGCGGCCCGCCCAAGACGAAGCCGGTATGCAAGACGGCGAACGGCACGCAGAGCAGGCCGAGCCAAATGTGCGCGCGCAGCCAAGCCTGAGCGCTGCCGATGCGCCAAGCGCGCACCTTCTTGCGCGGCCACAGCAGCATCTCGAAGACGATGATCAGTGCGCCGACCGTGCCGTAGATCAAGCCGATCGGGCTGCCGCCGCCGGGGAGCTCGACCGCTTGCGAAGCCGCGCGGACATAGAATCCGACCGCCGTCAGAGTCGCGACGACGACGAAGATGATCCAGTTACGGTGGCGAGCGAAGTCGCGATAGATGAGCAAGGTGCCGGTTTCTCGAACAGGACGGCGAACCAACTTCGTCGATGCCGACCACGAGCGATGCCCGCCGCCGGATCGACACGCTGCGAACAGGCGCGGCTCGATTCGAAAGCCGGCTCGCAGCCAGTATCGACCATGCATAGGGGCTATGTCAAATACGCGGCTCGGTTCGCGCTGCCTCGCGCGGTTAGCGCTCCGGCAGACCTGCTTCTCGTCGCCGGTTCGAAGTCGGGCCCGCGTTCGGGTTCGGCGGCAGGGCTTCGAAATTCAGATAGTCGTAGTGGCGCGGATCGAACGGATCGTCGCTCACGCTCCAGAGCCGGTTGCGATGCAAGTACATCCGGTGCTGATCGACGGCGCTGAGCGGACCCGCGCCGACCCGACCGAACACCGAGATCTGATTTCCCGACTCATCAACGGCCCGATCGCGGTCGACCCCTTTGGAGATCGCCAAGGCGCGGCCGCCGCGCGGCAGGCAATACGTCGCGATCAGCTCCGGCGTCGGCCGTGGGCTGAAGCCGTCGTTGCCCGGCGTCTCGGGCGAGGTCAGCTGCACGATGCGCATCCCGTTGTGGCCGTCGGCGAGATAGGCGAACTCGCTCACGTAGGTGATGCCGAGCTTCACGTCGTTGAGGTCGTTGATGCAGCCGCCGGCATCGAACACCTGATCGATGAACGCCGCTTCGGGGTTCGTAATATCGACGATCACCAAGCCCTGCGCACCGGCCGCGATGTAGGCGTAGGTGCGCGCGAGGTAGATGTTGCGCGCGTCGCGCAGCGGGAGCATCGCGCGCGGAACCGGATGGGCGAGGTCCGTCATGTCGAGCACCGTGATGCCGCGCCGATCGCAAACGAAGCCGTAGCGAAACTGAGCCTGCATCGCGCGCGGCTCATCGAACACGGCCGAGCCGAGCACGGTTTCGATCTGCGGACACTTCGGATCGGCAAGCGATACGACCACAAGGCCCGCATCGCAGCAGAGGTAGGCATATGTGCCGACGATCGTGATGCTGCGGGCGCCGTTGAGGATGCCGTGGGGGTTGAACGTAGCTTCGCGCTTCACGAAGTTGTTCAGCGGGTTGCCGTCGAGCAATGTTCCCGCGCCGACGACGATGAGCCCTTCGTAGCGATCCGCGACGTATATGTTCGCATACAGTCCGTGAACTTTCGGCTCGCGATTGGCGGGATCTTGATTGCGCGTCGGGTCGGGTGCGATGGTCGTCGGTGCAGCGACGGCCGTAGCGAACTTCGTGTTGACGAAGAACCGCTGGCCGACCGGAGAAACCGGCGCCGAGGAGACCCGTTGCGAGAAGCCCTTATCGTCGACGAACGCGATGTCGAAGATCCGGAGCCCTCCTTCGCCGCACGCGGCGTAGAGATACTCGCCGCGAGCTTGCAGGTTCAAGACTTCTTCTTGCCTGAGCGGATGCAGCAGCGTGTCGGAGACATCGCGCGCGGAATGGCGATGCCCGTGTTCGAGCAACTTGCCGCGGGCTTGATGTTGTTGGAATCGCTCGGGGAAAGCCAAGCTTTGCAGATGGCTGCCGAGCACGGCTTGCGGCTCGTCATTCTCCGTCGCAACGACGCCGTGGAACCCTTCTTCGCCGGCCGCGACCCAACAGTAGCGTCCGATGAAGTTGACGTAGTTCGTTCCTTGCATCAGCAATTGCGCCATGATGGCGTTGTTGTCGTTCTTGTTCGAGACGTGGCAATCGCTGCACATCTTCGTTTCGTTGGTGCCGGGCTTATAGTTCGCCAGCCACTCGGCCAAGGCCGCGGGATCTTTCGGCGGCGTGTTGCCGCCGCGTACCGTATGCGGCACGTTGGTGCTGAAGGCGATCCCGCTCATGCCGTCGGACGAGATCGTTTGTTGCTGAACGTAGATCGACTCGCGGTTGTTGTTGTACGAGCCGACATGCACGGCGCACGACGAACGAACCGGCCCGATGCGGTTGCCGGTCACGTCGCCGTCGTGAGCGAGCATGAACACGTCGTCGCGCAAGGTTTGGAAGTTGTACGAGACGATGTTGCGCGAAACGTCTCCCTCGTTGTGCAAGCTCGGGAGTTTCTTATTGGCCTTCTGCGGCAAGTGGCAGCCGAAGCAGCTCGTATTCCACGACGAGTGGCAAGCGATGCAGCTCATCTTCTTGCTCTGATGCGCACATTGATTCTCGCGCGGCATGCCGCCCCACTTGATCTTCGCGTCTCCCTCGGCCGCGTCGGGTGCGGAATCGTCGAACGTGCGCACCGTCTTGGCGTGGTGCGAGCGCGGGTTGTAGTGTTCGCTTTTCGTATCGATCGTGTCGATCGTCTGCACGATCTCCCAACGGAGGTTCGTCTCGACCATCGAATTCTGGAAGACTTTGTTTCCTTCGCGCTCGAAACGCTTCCGGCCGTTCGGAGTTCGCATCAGCTCCAAGTTGCGGCCTCCTTCGACCGACGAAGTGTCCGAAGCCGGGCCCGACGTGCGGAGGAACGAGTCGACGAGCTTGTCTCCTTCGAGCTTCTGAAACGGCCGGCGATCCATCGTGCCGTGGCAATCTTCGCATTGAATCTCGACCGCCGCTCGGACCTCTCCGTAGAGTTTCGTATTGCCGTGCGAGTCTTGCTCGAAGTGGCAATCGACGCAGTGCATCCCTTTTTCCAAATGGATGTCGAGCAAGTGGACGGGAATGTTATCGCGTTGCGGCGGCGGAGCTTTCGTTTCGTCGATCGCGTATTGCTTCCGCGACAGCTCGGGCACGGCGATCGCCGCGCGCAGCATTTCGTTCGTCGGCTCGGGCAACACTTCGCCCCGATGATCGAGTATGCGCCCACTGCGATCTTTCTTAAACACCGCGCGGAAGACCCAGCCGTGGCCGTGATAATCTGCGAACTGCGTGTGGCGCGTTTGCGTGTTCAGATCGGTGACGTTTGCTAAGAAGTCCGGATTCGACCATAAGCCGCGCGCCGCGGCTTCATCCGGGTTCGACATCTGCGACTCCGAAAGCTGCTGACTCGTGAGCTGCTTACCGACCTTCGGATACATCAACTCCCCGTCGGTTTCTTCGTCCCACCATTGATAACCGGTGAAGCTGTTCAACACCGTCGTGCCGGGATGGATGTGGCAGACGATACACTGGCTCGTCGGAATGGAGTTGCCGGGCGCGAAGCGGTGCATGATCGGATGGCCCGACTCGCTCGGCGAGATCGTCGGATCGGGAGTCGCCGTGCGACCCATGTTGCCGAACATCGCATAAGGGCCCGAGTTCACCGGCGAGCGATCGTTGGCATAAGGCACGTGGCACGCCGAGCAACCGCTCGAACGGAAGTCGCCGGGATGATCGTTCGTGCCGAGGAAGTTGAGCGTCGGGTCGAGCAGCCGCGTTTTTTGCAGACCGAGGAATGTCGGATCGGTTCGGTTCTCGGTTCCTAAGCCGCGGTTGCTGAGCCGCGCTCGAGGCTTGCCGGGAACTTCCAACGGTTCGGGAATGCCCGTGTCTAACCGAAATCTGCCGCCGCGCTCGAAGATGCGCAGCACGTTGCCCGGCTGCGAGATCTCGAACCTCGGCAGCGGTTCCAGATACGGCAACACTCCCTTCTTCTCGATCTCTTCTTGCGTCGGCGGCGGAACGGTTTGCAGGCGCTGAGGCGACCCGCACATGCTGTAGCTTTCGCCGTAGACGGCGCGCTTGTTGGGAACGGCACCGTTGTTGTAAAGCGCAGCGCCCCAGAGCATGCAGCCGTGCGTCATCATGCTCTTGCGAACGGCGAGCACTTCCTGCGCATGGCAAGCGCCGCAACTGATGTGGGCGACGCGCAGATCGCCGGGATTGACGAAGCGAATGAACTCCGGCGACTCATGGTTGAGCAGCGCATAGGAGCGGACGGGATTTCCCGCCGTCGGCCACGCTTCGGGAAATCGCGCGCCGACATGACCTCGTTCCTTGGTCGTCGCCGAGGCATCGCCGCCGTGGCAATCGGTGCAGCCGAGATGCACGGTCGCCTTGGCATGCATATCGCCGACGCCGTGATGACACTGGATGCAGCCCATCGATTTGTCGGCCGCTTTTTCCACCGTCTGCTTGACGAGCTCTTCCGCGGAGAAGCCCGGCGGAAAAGGAAACGGATCGGTCTCGGCCACCGGCGGAACCGTTTCCGCAGGGACTTCGGCCGGTGCTTTGAAGCTCGGCAGCGCGCCGAAGAGCGTCGGGCGCGCGGGAACCGCAGGAGGCTCCGCGCCGTTGCCCGAGCCGGAGCGAAAGATCAACGTCCCGACGACCGACATGCAGACGACGAACAGCAACGCCAAGCGGATGACGAGCGAGCGCGACGTCGAGGAGTCGAACGTATCGTTCGCTGACGAAAACCGATTGCGCATGCTCCATCCTTGTCGCGGCAAATCGCTCGTACGGGGACCGGCGAATGGAGCTTGTAGTCGATCCCCCGAAATGCGTCAATCTCATGCACTGAAGCCGCGCCATTGCCGGCAACGCCGCCGCGCGCGAAGCACCGCCGGCATTCGCAGCTTCGAGCGCGGAAGATCAGCCGCGCGAAACGGCCGTCGGGCTGACGAGCTGCAACAGCTCTTGCCCGCTCATGCGAAATGCCGCGTTGTGCGGACAGGCGTAGACGCAGCTCGTCGCTTGGCTTGCCGGCACCACGTCGCGACACAGATCGCACGTCGTCGCTTTCTGCGCCTTGATCGACGAGCCGTTCTCGAGCGGGTGCATGTTGATGTTGCCGTACGGACAGTTGCTCGCGCACAGACCGCAGCCGATGCAATGGTCTTCGATCACGATCTCGAGCGAGAGATCGGAGTTGTCGCGCGGTCGACGATGGATCGCATCCACAGGGCAGCCGACTAGACAATACGGATCCAAACAAGACCGACACGAACTCGCGACCAAGAACTTATCGAAGCGTAGCCCTTCGCGAATCAGCCGCGTTACCCCTTCGTGCGTGTCCGAGCAAGCGCGCGTGCATTCGTCGCAACGGGTGCAGCTTTCCAAGTCGAGCACCAGCAGCTTGTTCGCGTTGAACAAGCCTTGCGACAAGAACTGGTCGAGCGGTTGTTCGATCTTCGTGCGCGCGGCTTCGTCTTGAGCCAGCATGCGCACGGCGCTCTCGACGAGCAACTCCGCGGCTTGCGGAGAAGTCTGAATCAGTTGCCGAAAGTGCTCGCCCCGAATGCGCACGAGCTCGACGTCGTCCAATGCCGAGCAAGTCGCGGTGCGCACGCCCGACGTAAAGCCCGCCGGGAAATGCTCCGACGCGATCGCCTTCACGCTCGACAACAGGCCGATCTCGCCGAAGCTTTTGCCTGGGCCGAGGTAATCGACCACGCGCGTCTGTCCGCGCACGGTCTGCGTTACTTTGACGAAGCCCAAGCGCACGAGATAGAAATGGTCGGCCGGTTCCCCTTGATGAAAAATCTCTTGGCCCGGATCGACATGCACGAGCTCGACGTTCTTGCGCAACAGCTCGATGCACCGATTGCGGGTCACGTCGTCGAACTGCTTGAACATCGGGACGCGCCGCAGCTGATCGGCCAACGCGTTGCGGCGATAAGCGCGATCGAGCAAGTTGCGCGCAGTCCGATCGCGCTGCAAGTAGAACAAGATGTTGCGATTGATCTCGAGCACTTCGCCGACGGTCTTCGCTTGCACGGTCGCCGAGCGCGGGTAGTGGCTCATGCACGTCATCTCGCCGACGATCAGATCGTCGCTCGTCGCGATCGCGACGACCTTGTCTTCATCTTCCGACTCGCGCTTGGCGCGCGTCGTCAGCTTGCCGAAGAAGCGGCCGAGGCCCGACGTCGGTTGCTTCTCCAACCTCGACGACGGCCGGACGCGAATCTCGAACTCGCCGTTGATGATGATGAACGCCGTGTTCCCGGGATTTCCTTGACGACATAAAACTTCGCCGGGCCGAACGCGTCGTCGTTGCACGGCGCCTGTGTTCCATTGCAGAAACTTGAACGGCACGCTCGAGAACAACTCGTACTTCTTGATCTCTTCGGCTTGCAAGATCTCGCAAGCCGTGTCGC from the Planctomycetia bacterium genome contains:
- a CDS encoding cyclic nucleotide-binding domain-containing protein, encoding MSDGNREVTVIEEESLFARDIDGQLVRLDQVVADDLQKSITIVIDSREVTVPKAVPATDAQGNIRRDAQGRPIPRATTIYDATSKLYVQKLGDKNPIPILCHQDHLDPVAVCRLCSVEIWKVKRGKVQRERKLLPACQHRVEETMEVHTLNSPNEEARERIRSSVATLTELLVADHLTKPQIESVQRKALATSGDSTLDHGNELMSLARKLGIGEPRFPSRVLERKQDDSSAFIAVDHAACILCDRCVRACTEVKHNDIIGRAGKGYSTHIGFDLNDPMGSSNCVSCGECMVSCPTDALTFKQRPAPSADEEEPADGDTACEILQAEEIKKYELFSSVPFKFLQWNTGAVQRRRVRPGEVLCRQGNPGNTAFIIINGEFEIRVRPSSRLEKQPTSGLGRFFGKLTTRAKRESEDEDKVVAIATSDDLIVGEMTCMSHYPRSATVQAKTVGEVLEINRNILFYLQRDRTARNLLDRAYRRNALADQLRRVPMFKQFDDVTRNRCIELLRKNVELVHVDPGQEIFHQGEPADHFYLVRLGFVKVTQTVRGQTRVVDYLGPGKSFGEIGLLSSVKAIASEHFPAGFTSGVRTATCSALDDVELVRIRGEHFRQLIQTSPQAAELLVESAVRMLAQDEAARTKIEQPLDQFLSQGLFNANKLLVLDLESCTRCDECTRACSDTHEGVTRLIREGLRFDKFLVASSCRSCLDPYCLVGCPVDAIHRRPRDNSDLSLEIVIEDHCIGCGLCASNCPYGNINMHPLENGSSIKAQKATTCDLCRDVVPASQATSCVYACPHNAAFRMSGQELLQLVSPTAVSRG